A segment of the Aureimonas sp. SA4125 genome:
GAATGGCAACCGGCGTGGCCAAGATATGGCTTTCTGCCGGAAGTCCAAGGACCGCCCGGCCGAAACATGAAAAAGGCCGGGACGCATCCGTCCCGGCCTTGTCGTCTCCGCAAAATCGACCGCTGCGCTCAGGAAGAGGCGCCGGTGATTGCCGCTGTCGCCTTGCCAAACCAGGAACTGCCGGAGCCGGCGCGCGGCTCGAGACCCTTGGATTGCAGCAGCGAGTAGGAATCCTTGTACCACTGCGATTCCGGGAAATTCTGCCCGAGCACCGAGGCGGCCGCCTGGGCCTCCTGCACCAGCCCCATCGCGTAATACGCCTCCGTCAGGCGTGCCAGCGCTTCCTCGACATGGCGCGTCTGCGGAAAGGCGTCGACGACGCGCTTGAACCGGTTGATCGCGGCGATGTACTCGCGGCGCTCGAGATAATAGCGGCCGACCTGCATCTCCTTGCCGGCAAGCTGGTCGCGCGAGAAGCGGATCTTCGTGCGGGCATCCTCGGCATATTCCGATTCCGGATAGCGATCGATCACCTCCTGCATAGCGGCAGCAGCGCGGGCCGAAGCCTTCTGGTCGCGCGTGACGTCCGGGATCTGGCGGTAGTAGGCAAGGCCGATGATGTACTGGGCGTAGGCCGCTTCGCTCGTACCGGGATAGGTATTGAGATAGCGCCGCGACGACGTGACGGCCTCCTCGTAGGCGCCGCTTCGATAGCTCGTGAAGGCGCTCATCACCAACGCCTTGCGGGCCCATTCCGAGTACGGGTACTGGCGATCGATGGCGTTGAACTTGGCCGAGGCTTCCTTCAGGCGGCCGCCCTCGAGATTGGCGAGGCCCTGATTGTAGAGAACGTCCGCAGGCTCGGTTTCGGCGGCAAGCGCCAGGACGTCGATATCGTTGTCCTTGCCGGACATGCAGCCCGGAAGCGCGAGAGCGGAAGCGCCGAGGACCAGGAGGACCGACATTCGTGCCAGCGAGGATCTCGCTCGCGTCGCGCGCGATGGCGTCATGGTGCGCATCTGTCGAATTCCCCTGGATTAACCCGAAGCCCAGCGTTGTCTAGATCAGACATCGGCTGCCAGCAACGTTTGAAGGCGATCCATCCCGCCTTTTTTAAGGCGTGAACCGGGATGGCGAGGCCGGATACCCCCCTGCGAAAGGTCGCTGCGAGTGGCTTGCGGCAGCGCCGCAGCTCCCGAAACTTCCCCGATGCCAAGCAGATTCGCCGCAGCGACGCCGCCAGCGGGCCCCCTGCAGGGGATCAGAGTGTCTGCGGTCCATGGGCGGGCGCCGCGACTGCAGCTGCGATCAGCGGCGAATGGCGGACGATGTCGCGGCGACGCTCCGGCATCTCGACGATCTCGTGCGCGGTTTCATCTGCCAGAAGCGCCTGCAGGGCCATTGCGTTCAGCTTGTGGCCGCCGCGATAGGACCGGTAGCAGCCGAGGATCCGGCCACCGGCAAGCGCCTGGTCACCGACGGCATCCAGCGCTTTGTGACGGACGAATTCGTCGACGAAGCGCAGCCCGTCCGGATTGATGATGCGGTCGTCGTCGCCGATGACCACTGAGTTGTCGAGCGACGAGCCCAGCGCATGGCCGGAGGCCCAGAGACGCTCGACATCCTTCATGAAGCCGAAGGTGCGGGCGCGAGCGAGTTCGTCGCGGAAGAGACCAGGTGTGAGGTCGGCCGCAAACGTCTGGCGGCCGATGGCCGGCGTCGGAAAATCGATCTCGATCTCAAAACGCGTGCCGGGATGGGGCAGGTACTCGGCGACGCAAGCGCCCATCTCGACGCGCACCGGCTTCAGAACGCGGATGTAGCGGCGGCGTGCCACCTGGCTGCGCAGGCCGACGGACTCAATCGCCGCGACGAAGGCCGCCGAACAACCATCCATGATGGGAATTTCGTTGCCATGGATCTCGATGGCGACGTTGTCGACGCCCATGGCATAAAGCGCGGCCATCAGGTGCTCGATCGTGGCGACGTGCTGGCCGGACGGGTCGCCGACGATGGTCGACAGGTCCGTGGCCGGAACGTTGGACGAGAGCGCCTTGATGCTGCGAAGGGTGGTGCCGTCGGCGTCGACGAGATGGAAGACGATGCCGCTATGGGCCTTGGCGGGGAGAAGCGTCAGTCGGACGGAAGTCCCAGCATGAACGCCGACGCCGTCGAAATCGATCCGCGCGTCGATCGTGTGCTGATGAATGATCACGTAAGAAAGCCCTTTCAGCCATCCGGCGCTTGCGTGAAGAACCCCCTCACACGCCAGAGAGACTTCTTCGTTGGGCGCCAAGTCTTCCTCCCCAGAAAGACGGCAACGTCGAAAAGTCCCATAAATTCCAAGGTCAACCTAGTGGTCGGCGCCGTCTGCGCCAAATCACGGATTCTTACCCTTTGTTACCATCAATTCTTTACCGGCCTGAAAACACGCAGCCAAATCAGTTAGATACAAAAACGGCCCGCCTCTGATGAAGGCGGGCCGTGTGGTCTCAGGGCAACGTCGTGCCGGTCAGTTCGACTGGCGGCGCAGGAAGGCCGGAATTTCCAGCTGCTCATCGTCGCTGATCGGCCGCTGGGCGGAGACCGGACGGGCTGCCGTTTCGGCCGCCTGGCGCCGCGGGGCGTAAGGGTTCGGCTCGACGGCGCGGCGCGGCTCGACCCGGGCCTGGCGCGCGGCCTCGGCGGTCGCTTCCTCGTCGCTGTGACGCGACAGGCCGGTCGTCAGGCGACGCAGAAGACCCATCGGACCCTTGTCGTCGGCCGATTCGGGGGCGGTCTTGCTCGAGTATTCGGCCTGAACCATCGGCGGGAAATCTTCGACCCGCGGCATGCGCAGCGCTGTCATCGGAGCCTCGCGGCGCTGATCGGCGACCGGCGCATGGACGGCGACTTCAGCGATCTCGGCCTGCAGCGCGGCGGTGAAGTCGTCCTCGATGTCGAGGCTCTCCAGGACCGGCTCTTCCTGATAGACGGGCGCCGGAGCCCGCGTCTCGGCCACCATCGGCATCGCCGGGACGGGTGCCGGCTGGTGCATCTGCGGGGCCGGCGCTGGCGCGGCGACGGGGCGCGGCATCATCGGCGCATGGCGGATTTCGATCGGACGGTCATAGGCTTCCTGCGCCGTCTTATCGATGCCGGTGGCGACGACCGAAACGCGGATGACACCTTCCAGGTTCTCGTCGAAGGTGGCGCCGAGGATGATGTTGGCGTCGGAATCGACTTCCTCGCGAATGCGGGTCGCCGCTTCGTCGACTTCGAAGAGGGTCAGATCGCGACCGCCGGTGATGGAGATCAGGAGGCCCTTGGCGCCCTTCATCGACGTCTCGTCGAGCAGCGGGTTGGCGATCGCAGCCTCGGCAGCGGCCATCGCACGGCCTTCGCCCGAGGCTTCGCCCGTGCCCATCATCGCCTTGCCCATCTCGCGCATGACCGACCGGACGTCGGCGAAGTCGAGGTTGATCAGGCCTTCCTTGACCATCAGGTCGGTGATGCAGGCGACGCCCGAGTAGAGCACCTGGTCGGCCATGCCGAAGGCGTCGGCGAAAGTGGTCTTGTCGTTGGCGATGCGGAAGAGGTTCTGGTTCGGAATGACGATCAGCGTGTCGACGTTCTTCTGCAGATCCTCGATGCCCTGCTCGGCGATGCGCAGGCGGCGCTGGCCTTCGAAGTGGAACGGCTTGGTGACGACGCCGACGGTCAGGATGCCCTTTTCGCGTGCCGCACGGGCGACGACGGGGGCAGCTCCGGTGCCGGTGCCGCCGCCCATGCCGGCGGTGACGAAGCACATGTGCGAGCCGAGGAGATGATCGCAGATCTCGTCGAGCGATTCTTCGGCGGCGGCGCGGCCGACTTCCGGCTGCGAGCCGGCGCCGAGGCCTTCGGTGACGGCGACACCCATCTGGATGACCCGCTCGGCGCGCGAGGAACGAAGCGCCTGGGCATCGGTGTTGGCGATGACGAACTCAACGCCCTCGAGACCGGCATTGATCATGTTGTTGACCGCGTTGCAGCCACCGCCGCCGACACCGAACACGGTGATCCGGGGCTTCAGTTCGGTGATGTCGGGCTTGGCGAGGTTGATAGACATGTCCTGGTTCCTCTTTCGCGATGGGGGCCGTATCGCCGCGTCGGCCTGATGGTCGGTGTGGTCTCAAGACGCGCGGCGCGCGACGTGAAGCTGCCGGCGGGACGTCCCGCCGGAATGTCAGAAACTCTTTCGCAACCAGGAGCCGAGGCGCCCGACGCGGGTCGTCTCGTCGAAAGCGAAACTGGTGGCCGAGGTGTCGGGAAAATGCTCCATCGTCGACACCTGCGGATAGATCAGAAGGCCGACCGCCGTTGCGAAGGCGGGGCTCTTGTTGGCCGCGGTCAGGCCGGCGACCCCGACGGGCCGCCCGAGCCGGACATTGCGCTGCATGATGATACGGGCCGTGTCGCTGAGACCGGCGAGCTGGCTGGCGCCGCCGGTGAGGACGACGCGCTTGCCGATGACATGGCCGAGGCCCGAGGCGGCGAGCCGGTCGCGAATGAGTTCCAGCGTCTCCTCGACGCGCGGCCGGATGATGCGGGCGACGAGCGAGCGAGCCACGTTGATCGGCGCCTCGAAGCCGTCCTCGCCCAGCGGCGCAACCTCGACCGTGTCGGAATCGGCCATCAGCTCGCTCATCGCCGAACCATGCATGACTTTCAGCCGCTCGGCGTCGTCGGGCCGGATCGACAGGCCGCGGGCAAGATCCATGGTGATGTGCTGACCGCCGAGGGCCACCGAATCGGCATAGACGAAACGGCCGTTCTGGAAGATGGCGATGGTCGTCGCGCCGCCGCCCATGTCGATGCAGGCCGAGCCCATCTCCGCCTCGTCGTCGACGAGCGAGGCGAGACCCGAAGCAAAGGGCGTCGCAACGAAAGCTTCGACGACGAGCCGGGCGCGGTTGATCGCCGCCTCGAGATTGCGCAGCGGCGTCTCTTCGGCGGTGAGGATGTGCATGTCGGCGCCAAGCCGCTGGCCGATCATGCCCTGCGGGTTCTCAAGACCGGTCTCGCCGTCGAGCGAGATGTCGAAGGGCACCGAATGCAGGGCCAGGCGCCCCGCCTCGATCGGCGCGCGGGCGGCCAGGTTGAGAACGCGCTTCAGGTCGGCGGGCGAGACTTCGGCGCCATGCGTTGAAATCCCGGCCGAGCCGCGCACGCTCTTCAGCCGTCCCGCGGTGAGCGAGACGATCAGGGAATCGATGGTGAGGCCCGCCATCCGCTCGGCCGCGTCGACGCAGTAGCGGATGGCCTTCTCGGCCGCATCGAGGTCGACGACGACGCCGGACTTGATGCCGTGCGAGCGCTGATGGCCGATGCCGATGACTTCGACTTCGTGGGTACGGCCGGGCAGGATCTCGCTCTCCTGCCGCGGCTTCAGCCGGGCGATCAGGCAGGTGACCTTGGTGGTGCCCACGTCGAGAATGGAAATGATGCGGGTGCGACGGCCAGGAAGGGCGCGCATGCGCGGCAGGTCGCGGGAGTTCCGGGACAGAAACGTCATACCGGCTTCGCCTTCTGGCTGCGTTTGATATTCTTCATGCGTTCTTTCATGGCCGCATCGCGGCGCACGAGGGCGTCAGGCGTCAGGCGAACGACCACCCGATCCTCGATACGCATGTCGACAACAAGGATGTCACGCGACAGCAAGCCCAGTTCCCTATCCATGCGGCTGACATCCGCCGCGGCCTCGATCGCGCCCTCTTCGGGCAGGCGGACCGTCATGCCGTTCTCGAGGCGAAGATCCCAACGCCTGTCCCCGACGCGAATGTATGCCTTCACCCTTGCGCGAAGCTCTGGCAGGACCTCCATCGCCTCGACGAATTCAGCCCCGTGCAAGGCGGCACCGGTTCCGACGACGAAAGGCAGGCCGGAGAAACGGCCGACGACGTAAGGCACGATCTCGCGGCCGTCGCGGTCGACGACGAAGAGCTCGCGTCCCTTCTGCCAGAGGGCAAAGGGCTTGCGCTCGGTCAGCGTGATCGCGACCCGGTCGGGATAGGTCTTGGCAACCGAGGCCTTCTCGATCCACGGCATGCCTTCGAGCGTCTGGCGCGCCGCGTCGGGATCGAGCGAGGGAAGGCTCTGCGCGCCGGTCTGCCAGAGGGCCTGCAGCACGTCGATCTCCGAGGTCTCGCTGTTGCCGGAGACGTCGATCTTGTCGATCGAGAAGCCGAGCGGCTGCGACACCGCGTCGATGACGGTCGTGGTATGCTGGCCAAGCGACATGCCGTAGAGGCCGGTGGAAGTCAGGAGCACCGTCGCGATGACCCCGAAGCGTGGCGCCGGGAAGTGCGACAGCCGCTCGCCGAGAGCCGCGAGGCGGCGCCCGGCGACCGACAGGCGAAAACCGAGCCGCGACGACGGGACGGCCACGGGGCGTCTTTCCGCATTCAGCGATCGCATGACGCGTCTCCCACGAGCCAGCTGAGCAGTTCGCCGAAAGAGTGCCCTGCGGCCTGGCCGATATCGGGCACCAGCGAGGTCGGCGTCATACCGGGCTGGGTATTGATCTCCAGCCAGATCAGCTCGCCGCCTTCGCCGAAACGGTCGTCATAGCGGAAATCCGACCGGCTGACGCCGCGGCAGCCGACGGCGGCATGGGCGGCCAGTGAATATTCCTGCACCCGGCGCGTGACATGCGCCGGAATCTGCGCCGGGATCACGTGCTGCGACCCACCCGGCAGGTATTTGGATTCGTAGTTGTAGAAGGCATGGCCCTCGGTGGTGATTTCGCAGACGCCGAGCGCGACATCGCCCATGACGGCGCAGGTCAGCTCGCGACCGTGCACGAAGCGCTCGACCATCACCATGTCGCCGAACGCCCATTCGGCGTCGAAGAGCTGCTGCGGCGGATGCGCCTGATCCTCGCGCACGATGAGGACGCCGAAACTCGACCCCTCCGCGATGGGCTTGACGACATAGGGCGTCGCCATCACGTGCTTCTCGGCGACGACGCGCCGGTCGAGCACCTTCGCCTCGGCCACCGGAATGCCGGCGGCCTTGGCAAGGATCTTGGCCTTGACCTTGTCCATCGCCAGCGCCGAGGCGAGGACGCCCGAATGCGTGTAGGGAATCTCGAGATATTCGAGGACGCCCTGGATCTTGCCGTCCTCGCCGAAAGGGCCGTGAAGGGCGTTGAAGGCAACGTCCGGTCTGAGATCGGCAAGCACCGTCATGATGTCGCGACCGACATCGACGCGCGTGACGCGGAAGCCCTCGGCCTCGAGCGCGTCGGCGCAGGCATTGCCCGAGGAGAGGCTGACCGGCCTCTCGCTCGAAAAACCGCCCATCAACACCGCCACATGCTTCGTCATGAAACCCTGATCCTCGCGCCGAAACGGCGTGTGGACCATTCATCGCCCGCCGATGGTTAAGCAGGCGTTAAGGCGCCGTGACCAATGCAACAAAATCGTAACGGCGTTGAAAAGAACGCGAAAACCAAGACTTGAGTGATGCAAGTCTGCACCGCCCCGCGATCGCGCTCGGACCCGCTTTCGCGAAAGCGGTCTCTGGAAAGGATTTGATTGGATCTGGCCGGCTCGATGCGGGAGACCACGCCCCCTCCGCGGCCGGCGGGCGCGGGGGCATCCGACAAATTCGGCGCAGCCGTCCGCAGGCGAAAGGGCGGTTGGGCCGGATCCAGCGTCTACGAAAGCCGGGACCCTCAGGGTGAGAAGGGTTCTACCACGCGATCCGGCAAGAAAGCGCCGATCCGCTTGATCTCCCAATGGAGATCGATGCCCGACGTCGCGAACACGCGCTCGCGCACGGTCTCGCCGAGAGTCTCCAGGTCGAAGCCGGTGGCCGAGCCGGTATTGATCATGAAGTTG
Coding sequences within it:
- the ftsA gene encoding cell division protein FtsA → MTFLSRNSRDLPRMRALPGRRTRIISILDVGTTKVTCLIARLKPRQESEILPGRTHEVEVIGIGHQRSHGIKSGVVVDLDAAEKAIRYCVDAAERMAGLTIDSLIVSLTAGRLKSVRGSAGISTHGAEVSPADLKRVLNLAARAPIEAGRLALHSVPFDISLDGETGLENPQGMIGQRLGADMHILTAEETPLRNLEAAINRARLVVEAFVATPFASGLASLVDDEAEMGSACIDMGGGATTIAIFQNGRFVYADSVALGGQHITMDLARGLSIRPDDAERLKVMHGSAMSELMADSDTVEVAPLGEDGFEAPINVARSLVARIIRPRVEETLELIRDRLAASGLGHVIGKRVVLTGGASQLAGLSDTARIIMQRNVRLGRPVGVAGLTAANKSPAFATAVGLLIYPQVSTMEHFPDTSATSFAFDETTRVGRLGSWLRKSF
- a CDS encoding outer membrane protein assembly factor BamD — its product is MTPSRATRARSSLARMSVLLVLGASALALPGCMSGKDNDIDVLALAAETEPADVLYNQGLANLEGGRLKEASAKFNAIDRQYPYSEWARKALVMSAFTSYRSGAYEEAVTSSRRYLNTYPGTSEAAYAQYIIGLAYYRQIPDVTRDQKASARAAAAMQEVIDRYPESEYAEDARTKIRFSRDQLAGKEMQVGRYYLERREYIAAINRFKRVVDAFPQTRHVEEALARLTEAYYAMGLVQEAQAAASVLGQNFPESQWYKDSYSLLQSKGLEPRAGSGSSWFGKATAAITGASS
- the ftsZ gene encoding cell division protein FtsZ: MSINLAKPDITELKPRITVFGVGGGGCNAVNNMINAGLEGVEFVIANTDAQALRSSRAERVIQMGVAVTEGLGAGSQPEVGRAAAEESLDEICDHLLGSHMCFVTAGMGGGTGTGAAPVVARAAREKGILTVGVVTKPFHFEGQRRLRIAEQGIEDLQKNVDTLIVIPNQNLFRIANDKTTFADAFGMADQVLYSGVACITDLMVKEGLINLDFADVRSVMREMGKAMMGTGEASGEGRAMAAAEAAIANPLLDETSMKGAKGLLISITGGRDLTLFEVDEAATRIREEVDSDANIILGATFDENLEGVIRVSVVATGIDKTAQEAYDRPIEIRHAPMMPRPVAAPAPAPQMHQPAPVPAMPMVAETRAPAPVYQEEPVLESLDIEDDFTAALQAEIAEVAVHAPVADQRREAPMTALRMPRVEDFPPMVQAEYSSKTAPESADDKGPMGLLRRLTTGLSRHSDEEATAEAARQARVEPRRAVEPNPYAPRRQAAETAARPVSAQRPISDDEQLEIPAFLRRQSN
- the lpxC gene encoding UDP-3-O-acyl-N-acetylglucosamine deacetylase, whose translation is MIIHQHTIDARIDFDGVGVHAGTSVRLTLLPAKAHSGIVFHLVDADGTTLRSIKALSSNVPATDLSTIVGDPSGQHVATIEHLMAALYAMGVDNVAIEIHGNEIPIMDGCSAAFVAAIESVGLRSQVARRRYIRVLKPVRVEMGACVAEYLPHPGTRFEIEIDFPTPAIGRQTFAADLTPGLFRDELARARTFGFMKDVERLWASGHALGSSLDNSVVIGDDDRIINPDGLRFVDEFVRHKALDAVGDQALAGGRILGCYRSYRGGHKLNAMALQALLADETAHEIVEMPERRRDIVRHSPLIAAAVAAPAHGPQTL
- a CDS encoding D-alanine--D-alanine ligase, whose protein sequence is MTKHVAVLMGGFSSERPVSLSSGNACADALEAEGFRVTRVDVGRDIMTVLADLRPDVAFNALHGPFGEDGKIQGVLEYLEIPYTHSGVLASALAMDKVKAKILAKAAGIPVAEAKVLDRRVVAEKHVMATPYVVKPIAEGSSFGVLIVREDQAHPPQQLFDAEWAFGDMVMVERFVHGRELTCAVMGDVALGVCEITTEGHAFYNYESKYLPGGSQHVIPAQIPAHVTRRVQEYSLAAHAAVGCRGVSRSDFRYDDRFGEGGELIWLEINTQPGMTPTSLVPDIGQAAGHSFGELLSWLVGDASCDR
- a CDS encoding cell division protein FtsQ/DivIB, translated to MRSLNAERRPVAVPSSRLGFRLSVAGRRLAALGERLSHFPAPRFGVIATVLLTSTGLYGMSLGQHTTTVIDAVSQPLGFSIDKIDVSGNSETSEIDVLQALWQTGAQSLPSLDPDAARQTLEGMPWIEKASVAKTYPDRVAITLTERKPFALWQKGRELFVVDRDGREIVPYVVGRFSGLPFVVGTGAALHGAEFVEAMEVLPELRARVKAYIRVGDRRWDLRLENGMTVRLPEEGAIEAAADVSRMDRELGLLSRDILVVDMRIEDRVVVRLTPDALVRRDAAMKERMKNIKRSQKAKPV